A single window of Crassostrea angulata isolate pt1a10 chromosome 8, ASM2561291v2, whole genome shotgun sequence DNA harbors:
- the LOC128159015 gene encoding uncharacterized protein LOC128159015, with protein MALFETKIPPDAQHYLVCGTEDCGRNCQFYCNDCHQPMCEQCRDEHQKNEKTKNHEVVPYKQRKRQLPVEKCKIHPTKEMVLLCEECQIPICYKCTATKEHRGHAFTDLEIDFDEKVSLCHEEIAKIRNYFEPTSQDLKKEIADDVTEIMKIMDGIRTAMKAEAEAVKKLVNTVTSKNIKQVDKIEKSLLETLNGQNQEIDDYINYLNDLIKTFYGYLSPSNIDQIRLNLQSESIRPIPITSKPVPPVFTAGQYSREDVAKLLGRITDPNTKPENRKIKPMETDSTQLKPTGKQRKQNREKSDVKQTLSLSSSVTKVREYKVPGVGRVYHISVGKSGRLWASDNIGNLVQTDQQGNQLQKIKTSGEDESYHTFTQDGDLIYKDKHEKFINRITPGNTITQFIKTGDWLPLSLYSSHINGDLLIGMVKNREAKVTRYNKTGTEIQNIQRDNKGQPLYKYPYYITENINGDVCVSDWSKPAVVVVDTSGQHMFSYTGQGSEFAPYGICTDVLGHILVCDSFSATVHLLDQDGQFLSLLLAEQQGVYGPRIVCVDDENNLWVGQSNTNTVKVYKYLQ; from the coding sequence ATGGCACTATTTGAAACCAAAATACCACCCGACGCCCAGCATTATTTAGTGTGTGGCACTGAAGACTGTGGGAGGAACTGCCAGTTTTACTGCAATGACTGTCACCAACCAATGTGTGAACAATGCCGAGATGAACATCAGAAAAATGAGAAAACGAAGAACCATGAAGTGGTTCCTTATAAACAACGCAAACGACAACTTCCTGTAGAGAAATGCAAGATCCACCCCACAAAAGAAATGGTTCTTCTCTGCGAGGAATGCCAAATTCCCATTTGTTACAAATGCACAGCCACAAAAGAACATCGCGGTCATGCGTTTACTGACCTAGAAATAGactttgatgaaaaagtttCCCTATGTCATGAAGAAATTGCAAAGATTAGAAATTATTTTGAGCCAACttctcaagatttaaaaaaagaaattgctgATGATGTCACAGAAATAATGAAGATTATGGACGGCATAAGAACAGCCATGAAGGCTGAAGCTGAGGCTGTGAAAAAGCTGGTAAACACAGTCacatcaaaaaatataaaacaagtcGACAAAATTGAAAAGTCATTATTAGAAACGTTAAACGGTCAAAACCAAGAAATAGATGACTACATAAACtatcttaatgatttaattaagACGTTTTATGGTTACCTATCTCCTTCAAACATAGATCAAATAAGACTTAACCTCCAATCAGAAAGCATTCGACCCATACCGATAACATCAAAACCAGTCCCACCCGTATTTACTGCTGGTCAATACAGCAGGGAAGATGTCGCCAAACTGCTGGGTAGAATAACTGATCCCAATACTAAACCagagaacagaaaaataaaacccatgGAGACTGACTCTACACAGTTGAAACCTACAGGGAAACAGAGAAAACAAAACAGAGAGAAATCTGACGTGAAACAAACACTGTCTCTGTCTTCCTCTGTCACCAAGGTCAGGGAGTACAAAGTACCAGGTGTTGGTCGTGTATACCATATATCAGTGGGTAAATCAGGCAGACTCTGGGCCAGTGATAATATTGGTAATCTTGTCCAAACAGATCAACAGGGGAATCAGCTACAGAAGATAAAAACCAGTGGTGAAGATGAAAGCTACCACACATTCACACAGGACGGAGACCTGATTTATAAAGACAAACACGAAAAATTCATCAATAGGATAACACCGGGAAATACAATCACACAATTCATTAAAACAGGGGACTGGTTACCACTCAGTTTATACTCCTCCCATATCAATGGAGACCTACTGATTGGGATGGTGAAAAATAGAGAAGCTAAAGTCACCAGGTATAACAAGACAGGGacagaaatacagaacatacaAAGAGACAACAAAGGACAGCCACTGTACAAGTATCCATactacatcacagaaaacataAATGGTGATGTCTGTGTATCAGACTGGAGCAAACCTGCTGTAGTGGTGGTGGATACATCAGGACAACACATGTTCTCTTACACAGGTCAGGGTTCAGAGTTTGCTCCCTATGGAATATGTACTGATGTACTCGGTCACATTCTGGTGTGTGATTCATTCAGTGCCACAGTCCAtctcctggatcaggacggtcaGTTCTTGTCTCTACTACTCGCAGAACAACAAGGGGTATATGGTCCCCGTATTGTGTGTGTCGATGATGAGAACAATCTCTGGGTGGGACAGAGTAACACCAACACAGTGAAAGTGTACAAGTATCTACAGTGA